GCCAGGAAGTCGATGGCGAAGATGCTCGTCACCAGCGAGCCCCGCAGGAACCGCAGGCCCTCGAACAGTGAGGCCGCCGACACCCGCGCCGCCCCCGCGACCGGCGGGGAGGCGGCCAGGCCGGCGAAGAACCCGAGCGAGATCACGTAGGTGCCGACGTCGGCGGCGTAGGTGGGCGCCAGCCCCGCCGCTCCGATCACCGCCCCCGCCACCGCCGGGCCCACCATCATCCCGAACGACCCGTACGCCGACTGGAGGGTGAAGGCGGCGGGACGCAGCTCCTCCTCGAGGAGAAGGGGCAGGAGGGAGCGGACAACGGGGAAGGTGGCGGCCATGACCGCGCTCGACACCGCGCCCAGGAGGTACACCACCCACAGGAGCGGGTGAGCCAGGGAGGCGTTGAGGGTCAGGCCGCCCGAGCAGAGGAGCGCGCTCGACGTCACGACCACGAGCAGCCGGCGCTTGTCGAACCCGTCCGCGAACGTCCCGGCCACCAGTGAGAACAGGAGCAGTGGGGCCAGCTGGGCCAGCCCGAGGAGCCCGACATCCAGCGACGATCCGGTCTGGTGGTACACCTGGTACGGCAGCGCCGCGGTCGTCATCGTGCTGCCGATGAAGGACACGGCCTGGCCCAGCCACAACCGCCGGAAGTCCGCCGACACCCGGAGAGGCGTGGTGTCCATCAGCACGCGCACTGCCCGACGTTAGGAGGATTCCGGCCGCCCCGACCGGTATTTCGGCCGCCTCTGCGGTCGGGCGCGGTCAGCGCCGCGCCGATGCCTTGCGCCGCAAGCTAGCGATCCGGTAGCATGCGTTGCATGGTAGAGGTGGGTGGCCGGCGCACCCAGTTGCTCCGCGGCGTCCTGGACCTGTGCCTGCTGGCGGTGATGGGTGAGGGCCCGGCCTACGGCTACGAGATGACCAAGCGCCTGGGGGCCCGGGGCCTCTCGATCGTCGGCGAGGGCTCGATCTATCCGCTGCTCGGCCGGCTCGAGCGGGACGGCCTGGTCGACACCCACCGGGCCGCCAGCAACGGCGGGCCGCCCCGGAAGTACTACAGCCTCTCCCCCCAGGGGCGACGGGCGCTGTCATCGGGCCTACGGGAGTGGCGGGCCACGCGGGACGCGGTGGACGCTGTGCTGGGCCTCGGAGCGGAGGTGGAGTCATGAGTGGCCGGTTCGTGGACGAGTGCCGCAAGGAGTGGAAGCGCCTCGGCGTTCCCGACGCCGCCGCCGAGGAGATGGCGGCCGACCTGACAGCGGATCTGACCGAGGCGGCGGCGGAGGGGGCTGCGCCCGAGGAGGTGCTCGGCAACGGAGTGTTCAACGCCCGCGCCTTCGCCGCATCCAGGGCCACGGCCCGGGGCGTCGCCAGCCCCGGCCGGTACCTGGTGTCTACGGCGCGGCGCTCACCGTGGGTTCTGGCCGG
The window above is part of the Acidimicrobiales bacterium genome. Proteins encoded here:
- a CDS encoding MFS transporter — translated: MRVLMDTTPLRVSADFRRLWLGQAVSFIGSTMTTAALPYQVYHQTGSSLDVGLLGLAQLAPLLLFSLVAGTFADGFDKRRLLVVVTSSALLCSGGLTLNASLAHPLLWVVYLLGAVSSAVMAATFPVVRSLLPLLLEEELRPAAFTLQSAYGSFGMMVGPAVAGAVIGAAGLAPTYAADVGTYVISLGFFAGLAASPPVAGAARVSAASLFEGLRFLRGSLVTSIFAIDFLA
- a CDS encoding PadR family transcriptional regulator, translating into MVEVGGRRTQLLRGVLDLCLLAVMGEGPAYGYEMTKRLGARGLSIVGEGSIYPLLGRLERDGLVDTHRAASNGGPPRKYYSLSPQGRRALSSGLREWRATRDAVDAVLGLGAEVES